One region of Mangifera indica cultivar Alphonso chromosome 3, CATAS_Mindica_2.1, whole genome shotgun sequence genomic DNA includes:
- the LOC123211356 gene encoding uncharacterized protein LOC123211356, translated as MLETELCTSRDVLSPFREESGDEELSVLPRHTKVIVTGNNRTKSVLVGLQGVVKKAVGLGGWHWLVLKNGVEVKLQRNALSVLEHPTGNEVDEDHDFDSSSGSDIGEKDHDFSNTIEFHKLSKPRVRQTKPWVSSASAKVVNRSSYRDVQSIIHTSQLRVNLARLGTNSLRRYCRHYRLVNISSESSREQLLNAVQRHFASQPPLSEVHVISQLINVINAVKRRRASDN; from the exons ATGTTGGAGACAGAGTTATGTACTTCTCGAGACGTTCTCTCGCCGTTCCGTGAAGAAAGCGGTGATGAAGAGCTCTCTGTTCTTCCCAGGCATACCAAAGTTATAGTTACTGGAAACAACAGGACCAAGTCTGTTTTGGTGGGCTTGCAAGGCGTGGTCAAGAAAGCCGTTGGTCTCGGTGGTTGGCATTGGCtg GTTCTAAAAAATGGGGTTGAAGTTAAGCTGCAAAGAAATGCTTTGAGCGTTCTCGAACATCCCACTGGCAATGAAGTGGATGAAGATCATGATTTTGACTCTAGCAGCGGCTCAGATATTGGTGAAAAGGATCATGATTTCT CAAATACCATTGAGTTTCACAAACTGAGCAAGCCCAGAGTTCGGCAAACCAAGCCGTGGGTTTCATCAGCATCAGCGAAGGTGGTGAATCGGAGTAGTTACAGAGATGTTCAATCCATTATTCACACATCTCAACTG AGGGTGAACTTGGCCCGACTGGGAACAAATTCGCTGCGAAGATACTGCAGACACTATCGCCTT GTTAACATTTCTTCTGAATCATCAAGGGAGCAGCTGCTTAATGCGGTCCAGCGGCACTTTGCATCACAG CCGCCATTGTCCGAGGTTCATGTGATCTCCCAATTAATCAATGTCATCAATGCAGTGAAGAGGCGGAGAGCAAGTGACAACTGA
- the LOC123211357 gene encoding probable E3 ubiquitin-protein ligase RHB1A, whose translation MGGCCCCCSKGAERINSPAYYYYPRASEEHVPLSSHHGATSALSTGLLVDTNLDTSVPDAYRPPPAPIPFDVSLGHPQTPPVTQEICGSKSDPPVQTTTDPVQETGGGNTQEPATCEDLKESEIKTQANFELESAKELEIELSKSIEPVVSVIEEEDVCPTCLEEYDTENPRIITKCEHHFHLACILEWMERSDTCPVCDKEMMFDLPNE comes from the exons ATGGGAGGTTGCTGCTGTTGTTGTTCGAAAGGAGCTGAGAGAATTAATTCTCCTGCATACTACTAT TATCCAAGAGCATCAGAAGAGCATGTGCCCTTATCATCTCACCATGGTGCCACCTCTGCACTCTCTACTGGACTCCTGGTTGATACAAATCTGGATACATCAGTCCCTGATGCTTATAGGCCACCACCTGCCCCAATACCTTTTGATGTGAGTTTAGGGCATCCTCAAACTCCACCTGTGACTCAAGAAATCTGTGGCAGTAAGAGTGATCCACCTGTGCAAACTACTACTGATCCTGTTCAGGAAACAGGTGGTGGCAATACTCAAGAACCTGCAACGTGTGAAGATCTGAAGGAATCAGAAATCAAAACCCAAGCCAATTTTGAACTTGAATCAGCAAAGGAGCTGGAAATTGAGCTTTCGAAGTCAATTGAACCTGTTGTTTCAGTGATAGAGGAAGAGGATGTTTGTCCCACCTGTCTGGAAG AGTATGATACAGAGAATCCGAGAATTATTACAAAATGTGAGCATCATTTTCACCTTGCTTGCATCTTAGAATGGATGGAAAGAAGTGACACCTGTCCTGTATGTGATAAG GAAATGATGTTTGACCTTCCTAATGAGTAA
- the LOC123212211 gene encoding AT-rich interactive domain-containing protein 2 codes for MAGCSVLSASDCGKISSHESNGSCAEVDNDVKDSFDNSDEYKDKLKCLFDQVLSAFLKEMVHKGCRRPVPALLGDGQSLDLFELFWAVRERGGFHKVSENGLWSFVVMDLRLDLCVLASVKLVYSRYLGELEKWLMGSGSRSFGNGGYDCGGNHDLLSMEFEMEFRDLLMKWPYKIKDDRLSLVEHERNDRYVDVAIEKSALHLWDSKCRHVKSSAVGKTSSDYDENFFDNDEKLCYNDSSVSQNDFSYCKRKRESLSGMLNWLIQIAKHPDDPSIGVIPGPSKWKRYGDKTQWVQAIRARNALLRKRHVDLKIKQSPLQNSQKMHPSMYEDIANHSHYSTERLRCSERLPTLVKSRLCSCCNSCSATEGKLTSPRKTELGTGLKEKTPVNIISCVDEPFEKHVAIGPLFQASVPEWTGVVAQSDPKWLGTCIWPLVDGEQNRDPIGRGRSDACGCSLPGSVECVRFHIAENRMKLKLELGSVFFFWKFDGMGEEVSLRWTVEEENRFKDMIKFSTHSLSKRFWGNASKFFHRKTRKDLVSYYFNVFLICRRSYQNRVTPRDIDSDDDESEFGSISGSFGHEAVKVPGSDIMICDQNNQLTYLE; via the exons ATGGCAGGATGTTCGGTTTTAAGTGCTTCAGATTGTGGGAAAATTAGTAGTCATGAGAGTAACGGTAGTTGTGCTGAGGTTGATAATGATGTAAAAGATAGTTTCGATAATTCTGATGAATACAAGGACAAACTGAAATGCCTGTTTGATCAGGTTCTTTCAGCCTTTTTGAAAGAGATGGTTCATAAAGGTTGCCGTAGGCCTGTTCCAGCATTACTAGGTGATGGACAGTCACTGGATTTGTTTGAACTCTTTTGGGCTGTGAGAGAGAGAGGTGGTTTTCATAAGGTGTCTGAAAACGGCTTATGGTCTTTTGTGGTGATGGATTTGAGATTGGATCTTTGTGTTCTGGCTTCAGTTAAGTTGGTATATAGTAGGTATCTAGGTGAGCTGGAGAAATGGTTAATGGGAAGTGGTAGTAGAAGCTTTGGAAATGGAGGGTATGATTGCGGTGGGAATCATGATTTGTTGTCGATGGAGTTCGAAATGGAGTTTAGGGATTTGCTAATGAAATGGCCATACAAGATTAAAGATGATAGGCTTTCTTTGGTGGAACATGAGAGAAATGATAGGTATGTTGATGTGGCTATTGAGAAGAGTGCATTACATTTGTGGGACAGCAAATGTAGGCATGTGAAATCTAGCGCTGTTGGAAAAACCAGTAGTGATTATGACGAAAATTTCTTtgataatgatgaaaaattatgttataatgACTCAAGTGTGAGTCAAAATGACTTTTCTTATTGTAAGAGGAAGCGGGAATCTTTATCAGGAATGTTGAACTGGTTAATCCAGATTGCAAAGCATCCTGATGATCCGTCGATTGGGGTAATTCCAGGGCCATCTAAGTGGAAGCGGTATGGAGACAAGACGCAATGGGTCCAGGCAATCAGGGCACGAAATGCATTGCTACGAAAAAGGCATgttgatttgaaaattaaacaatcTCCCTTGCAG AACAGTCAAAAGATGCATCCATCCATGTATGAGGACATTGCAAATCATAGTCACTATTCTACAGAGAGGTTAAGATGCAGCGAAAGGCTTCCTACCTTGGTAAAATCTCGTTTATGCTCTTGTTGCAATTCATGTTCTGCAACTGAGGGTAAATTGACTAGTCCTCGCAAGACAGAGTTGGGGACTGGACTGAAGGAGAAAACTCCTGTGAACATTATTTCTTGTGTAGATGAGCCCTTTGAGAAGCATGTTGCTATCGGACCTCTCTTTCAAGCTAGTGTCCCTGAATGGACTGGTGTGGTTGCCCAGAGTGACCCTAAGTGGCTAGGCACATGTATATGGCCTTTGGTTGATGGGGAACAAAATAGGGATCCCATTGGGAGGGGAAGATCGGATGCATGTGGCTGTTCACTTCCAGGTTCTGTTGAATGTGTTAGATTTCACATTGCCGAGAACAGGATGAAATTGAAGCTTGAGCTGGGTTCAGTTTTCTTCTTTTGGAAATTTGATGGGATGGGTGAGGAAGTATCACTTAGATGGAcagttgaagaagaaaataggtTTAAGgatatgataaaatttagtacTCACTCTTTGAGTAAGCGCTTTTGGGGAAATGCATCCAAATTCTTTCATAGGAAGACAAGGAAAGACTTGGTAAGCTATTACTTTAATGTATTCCTTATCTGCCGCAGAAGTTATCAGAATCGTGTGACTCCAAGGGATATTGACAGTGACGATGATGAATCAGAGTTTGGATCTATTAGTGGCAGTTTTGGGCATGAAGCAGTGAAGGTTCCTGGCTCTGACATTATGATATGTGATCAAAACAATCAGTTAACATATTTGGAATAG
- the LOC123212138 gene encoding ubiquitin-conjugating enzyme E2 5 isoform X2, producing the protein MSSPSKRREMDLMKLMMSDYKVEMINDGMQEFYVEFNGPKESPYHGGVWKIRVELPDAYPYKSPSIGFVNKIYHPNVDEMSGSVCLDVINQTWSPMFDLVNVFEVFLPQLLLYPNPSDPLNGEAAALMMRDRTTYEQRVKGLCGCASGYSYCRDMLIPRI; encoded by the exons ATGTCTTCACCAAGCAAACGCCGAGAAATGGATTTGATGAAACT GATGATGAGTGACTATAAGGTGGAGATGATCAATGATGGCATGCAAGAGTTTTATGTGGAATTCAATGGACCAAAAGAGA GTCCTTATCATGGAGGTGTGTGGAAGATAAGGGTGGAGCTGCCAGATGCTTATCCTTATAAATCTCCATCAATTGGCTTTGTCAACAAGATATATCACCCAAATGTTGATGAAAT GTCTGGTTCAGTTTGTTTAGATGTTATCAATCAAACTTGGAGCCCCATGTttg ATCTGGTTAATGTATTTGAAGTTTTTCTTCCTCAACTTCTTTTGTATCCCAACCCGTCAGACCCATTGAATGGAGAAGCTGCTGCTCTAATGATGCGTGATCGCACTACTTACGAACAAAGAGTGAAAG GGCTCTGCGGTTGTGCCAGTGGATATTCATATTGCAGGGATATGTTAATTCCAAGAATTTGA
- the LOC123212138 gene encoding ubiquitin-conjugating enzyme E2 5 isoform X3, with amino-acid sequence MSSPSKRREMDLMKLMMSDYKVEMINDGMQEFYVEFNGPKESPYHGGVWKIRVELPDAYPYKSPSIGFVNKIYHPNVDEMSGSVCLDVINQTWSPMFDLVNVFEVFLPQLLLYPNPSDPLNGEAAALMMRDRTTYEQRVKGLWGCVSGYSYCRDMLIPRI; translated from the exons ATGTCTTCACCAAGCAAACGCCGAGAAATGGATTTGATGAAACT GATGATGAGTGACTATAAGGTGGAGATGATCAATGATGGCATGCAAGAGTTTTATGTGGAATTCAATGGACCAAAAGAGA GTCCTTATCATGGAGGTGTGTGGAAGATAAGGGTGGAGCTGCCAGATGCTTATCCTTATAAATCTCCATCAATTGGCTTTGTCAACAAGATATATCACCCAAATGTTGATGAAAT GTCTGGTTCAGTTTGTTTAGATGTTATCAATCAAACTTGGAGCCCCATGTttg ATCTGGTTAATGTATTTGAAGTTTTTCTTCCTCAACTTCTTTTGTATCCCAACCCGTCAGACCCATTGAATGGAGAAGCTGCTGCTCTAATGATGCGTGATCGCACTACTTACGAACAAAGAGTGAAAG GGCTCTGGGGTTGTGTCAGTGGATATTCATATTGCAGGGACATGTTAATTCCAAGAATTTGA
- the LOC123212138 gene encoding ubiquitin-conjugating enzyme E2 4 isoform X1 encodes MSSPSKRREMDLMKLMMSDYKVEMINDGMQEFYVEFNGPKESPYHGGVWKIRVELPDAYPYKSPSIGFVNKIYHPNVDEMSGSVCLDVINQTWSPMFDLVNVFEVFLPQLLLYPNPSDPLNGEAAALMMRDRTTYEQRVKEYCEKYAKPEDAGKATEEKSSDEELSEDEYASSDEAVAGQPDP; translated from the exons ATGTCTTCACCAAGCAAACGCCGAGAAATGGATTTGATGAAACT GATGATGAGTGACTATAAGGTGGAGATGATCAATGATGGCATGCAAGAGTTTTATGTGGAATTCAATGGACCAAAAGAGA GTCCTTATCATGGAGGTGTGTGGAAGATAAGGGTGGAGCTGCCAGATGCTTATCCTTATAAATCTCCATCAATTGGCTTTGTCAACAAGATATATCACCCAAATGTTGATGAAAT GTCTGGTTCAGTTTGTTTAGATGTTATCAATCAAACTTGGAGCCCCATGTttg ATCTGGTTAATGTATTTGAAGTTTTTCTTCCTCAACTTCTTTTGTATCCCAACCCGTCAGACCCATTGAATGGAGAAGCTGCTGCTCTAATGATGCGTGATCGCACTACTTACGAACAAAGAGTGAAAG AGTATTGTGAGAAATATGCCAAGCCAGAAGATGCCGGGAAGGCCACAGAGGAAAAATCAAGTGATGAGGAGCTGAGCGAAGATGAATATGCATCAAGTGATGAAGCAGTAGCTGGACAACCTGATCCTTAG
- the LOC123210353 gene encoding uncharacterized protein LOC123210353, with product MDLGEDSSRFGSLPITTSRNMSSSSSVFFSANQSPFFSPRSPTCQISESTRSDAQCDSIHVSAEPPSSSSGIPDPESLANVRFNLLDVSAAPAACALNDFQNFDCVSFSTGNSNSNFSSYGIAQDYGYSALREKHRKHGRSYRMSVSLNYNRLRSCDVFIGVHGRKPFLLSFANWLNAELEIQGISCFVSDRARCRNSRKHGIIERAMDVSSFGVVILTRKSFKNPYTIEELRFFSSKKNLVPIFFDLSPGDCLVRDIVEKRGELWEKHGGELWVLYGGLENEWREAVNGLSRVDEWKLEAQEGNWRDCILRAVTLLATKLGRRSVVERLTKWREKVDNEEFPFPRNENFIGRKKELSELEFILFGDVSGDTERDYFELKARPRRKNFMIGWSKSTSLEERRKEQQRESGSSKGKEPVVWKESEKEIEMQSTDVPEKPRAKSGGRFSRRKRSSKFVYGKGIACVTGDSGIGKTELLLEFAYRFQQRYKMVLWIGGESRYIRQNYLNLWSFLEADVGVENFSEKTRIKSFEEQEEAAISRVRKELMRNIPFLVIIDNLESEKDWWDHKLVMDLLPRFGGETHIIISTRLSHVMNLEPLKLSYLSGVEAMTLMQGGVKDYPIAEVDALRVIEEKVGRLTMGLAIVGAVLSELPINPSRLLDTINRMPLRDLTWSGREAHSLRRNTFLLQLFEVCFSIFDHADGPRSLATRMVLVSGWFAPTAISVSLLALAAHKVPEKHKGTQLWRKLLCGLASSYTKKSEAEASSMLLRFNIARSGTRQDYIHFHELIKIYARKRAVTGVAHAVVQSVINRGSLIHHSPHIWAACFLAFGFSTEQKAVELKVSELLYFVKKLVLPLAIKTFITLSGCTAALELLRLCTNTLEAADHEFVTPVEKLIDSSLCWRPVQTNAQLNPSLWQDLALTRATVLETRAKLMVRGGQFDIADDLIRKAVFIRTSISGEDHPDTVAARETLSKLTRLLAKCSNS from the coding sequence ATGGATCTAGGAGAAGATAGCTCCAGATTTGGGTCACTGCCCATCACAACTTCAAGGAACatgtcatcatcatcttcagtGTTCTTTTCAGCAAATCAGTCTCCCTTTTTCTCTCCAAGATCACCAACATGTCAAATATCTGAATCAACACGTTCCGATGCTCAATGTGATAGCATACATGTAAGTGCTGAGCCTCCTAGTTCCAGTTCAGGCATTCCAGATCCAGAATCTCTAGCAAATGTCAGATTTAACTTGTTAGATGTTTCAGCAGCTCCTGCTGCATGTGCTTTAAATGATTTCCAGAACTTCGATTGTGTATCTTTCTCAACTGGCAACTCTAACAGCAACTTTTCTAGTTATGGTATTGCCCAAGATTATGGTTATTCTGCACTAAGAGAGAAACATAGAAAGCATGGGAGAAGCTACAGAATGTCAGTGTCACTTAACTATAATAGACTGAGAAGTTGTGATGTCTTCATAGGTGTGCATGGTCGCAAGCCCTTCTTACTGAGTTTTGCTAATTGGCTCAATGCTGAATTGGAGATTCAAGGGATTAGTTGCTTTGTATCTGATAGAGCACGATGTAGAAATTCTCGTAAACATGGAATTATAGAGAGAGCAATGGATGTTTCTTCTTTTGGGGTTGTGATCCTCACAAGGAAGTCTTTTAAGAACCCGTATACTATTGAGGAGCTTCGTTTCTTTTCCAGCAAGAAGAATTTGGTTCCAATATTCTTTGATTTGAGTCCAGGTGATTGCCTTGTCAGGGATATAGTTGAGAAGAGGGGAGAACTGTGGGAAAAACATGGGGGTGAGCTATGGGTTCTCTATGGAGGATTGGAGAACGAATGGAGGGAAGCTGTTAATGGCCTCTCTAGGGTTGATGAATGGAAATTGGAAGCTCAGGAAGGTAATTGGAGAGATTGCATATTGAGGGCTGTCACACTTTTGGCTACGAAGTTAGGAAGGAGAAGTGTTGTTGAGCGATTGACCAAATGGAGAGAAAAGGTGGATAACGAGGAGTTTCCTTTCCCTCGAAATGAGAATTTTATTGGCAGGAAGAAAGAGTTATCTGAGTTAGAATTTATACTTTTTGGTGATGTTAGTGGAGACACAGAGAGAGATTATTTTGAACTTAAGGCTAGACCCAGGAGAAAGAATTTTATGATTGGGTGGAGTAAGAGTACTTCACTGGAGGAAAGACGCAAGGAACAGCAGAGGGAGAGTGGCAGCAGTAAAGGTAAAGAACCAGTGGTATGGAAGGAGTCAGAAAAGGAGATTGAGATGCAAAGCACTGATGTTCCTGAAAAACCAAGGGCTAAAAGTGGTGGAAGGTTTTCAAGGAGAAAAAGATCATCAAAGTTTGTGTATGGAAAGGGTATTGCTTGTGTGACAGGAGACTCAGGGATTGGCAAGACAGAGCTTCTTCTGGAATTTGCCTACAGATTTCAGCAAAGATACAAGATGGTTCTGTGGATAGGAGGTGAAAGCAGGTATATAAGACAGAATTATCTGAATCTCTGGTCATTCCTAGAAGCTGATGTTGGGGTTGAAAATTTCTCAGAGAAAACCAGGATAAAAAGCTTTGAAGAGCAGGAAGAGGCTGCCATTTCCAGAGTCCGCAAAGAACTCATGAGAAACATACCATTTTTAGTAATCATCGATAACTTAGAGAGTGAAAAGGATTGGTGGGATCACAAACTTGTAATGGATCTTCTTCCCCGTTTTGGTGGAGAAACCCACATTATTATATCCACACGCCTTTCTCATGTGATGAATTTGGAACCTTTAAAACTCTCCTACTTGTCTGGGGTGGAGGCAATGACTTTAATGCAGGGAGGTGTCAAGGACTACCCTATAGCAGAAGTTGATGCCCTCAGGGTAATTGAGGAAAAAGTAGGAAGGCTAACAATGGGCCTAGCGATTGTGGGTGCAGTTTTGTCTGAGCTACCCATTAATCCAAGCAGGCTCTTGGATACCATTAACAGAATGCCCTTGAGGGACTTAACATGGAGTGGTAGAGAAGCACATTCGTTGAGAAGAAATACTTTCCTACTACAACTCTTTGAGGTGTGCTTCTCAATATTTGATCATGCTGATGGGCCAAGGAGCTTGGCGACCAGAATGGTCCTGGTAAGTGGGTGGTTTGCCCCAACTGCAATTTCAGTATCCCTATTGGCCCTTGCTGCTCACAAAGTACCTGAGAAGCATAAGGGAACCCAGCtatggagaaaattattatgtGGACTTGCTTCATCATACACCAAGAAATCAGAAGCTGAAGCATCTTCTATGTTGTTGAGATTCAATATTGCAAGAAGTGGTACCAGGCAAGATTACATCCATTTTCATGAGCTTATCAAGATTTATGCTCGCAAGAGAGCAGTTACTGGAGTTGCGCATGCAGTGGTTCAATCAGTCATCAATCGTGGTTCTTTAATCCATCATTCACCTCATATATGGGCAGCATGTTTCTTGGCATTTGGATTCAGTACTGAACAAAAAGCTGTGGAGCTCAAGGTGTCAGAATTGTTGTACTTTGTAAAAAAATTGGTTTTGCCTCTTGCTATCAAGACATTCATCACATTATCCGGGTGCACCGCTGCTTTGGAGCTCCTACGTCTATGCACAAACACCTTGGAGGCGGCAGATCATGAATTTGTCACCCCAGTTGAGAAGTTGATAGACAGTTCACTTTGTTGGAGGCCAGTCCAGACCAATGCGCAGTTAAATCCATCTTTATGGCAAGATTTGGCACTGACAAGAGCAACAGTGCTTGAAACCAGGGCCAAGCTAATGGTAAGAGGAGGGCAGTTTGACATAGCAGATGATCTGATTAGGAAGGCAGTTTTTATTAGAACTTCAATCAGTGGTGAGGATCATCCAGACACAGTAGCTGCTCGAGAAACTCTAAGCAAACTCACCAGGCTTCTTGCAAAATGTTCAAATTCATAA